In Candida albicans SC5314 chromosome 4, complete sequence, the genomic window tggaattattagaaaCCATATAATCGAAATATTGATGTAAAGAAGCAAATGCTTcattataatttgaaatttgtaaACATTCAAGATATcttaaataataatatgacggtaaattattaaattgaatattttgaattctACCAACGTTAGAATTTGGtgatatcatcatcatcattatatCTTTTAAATATTGTGGAGTTGGTGTACCATAAGtttccaataatgaaatttgtcgatctaataattgttgaaaatcaTATTTAGGTACCGAGATGATTTTTGTTGACGTTGGCGTTGACGTTAACGTCGGcgatgataatgatgataatgatattgaattgtttattcctaattcaattaaattattattcaatctAGTAAATAAATCCCTATCAGGATCATCACcaagattattattttcatttatgATATCACCTCCCAATTCAACATATCTTTGTCGTGTTGGTTCTCTAAATTGTTGGAATGcttgaaataataaaaaactttcatcaaatttaagtgaattaaatgatgtacaaatttttaaaataaatgaaccaaataatgattttgatgataataCTTTGCCACTATTTGTAGAACCTGGAGTTATATTCAATGtaattaaatcaactgATTTAACTcgttttattaaattattgatataatcattttccaattgttctATTGAATTGATACGCCAAATACATTTCAAAAGTTGTTTTGTTACATTCAcatcattaaataattcacATAATTGTGATAATGAATGTATAATATTATGAGTTGATAGTAGATTATGTGGTcgtggttgttgtttgttttctATCAATTGAGTCAAAGTGATTAATTGAGGAATTGGTAATTCATTACATAAATATAGATGGATTACTATTAATAGGGTTAATTTATAAGGTGATAAATCTTCTGATAAAAGTAATTTGATATCATCCTTTGTCATAATGGAAAAGTGGATAGAGGTTAAGATGATAAGAAAACCATTTGAtgaaggaagaagaagaagaatgtTTGGTTCgtaaatgttttttttttttggttttgttttgttttgtttataatttcTCACAATCTActtcttctatttttatCTTTACTATACACAAATTATCAATCCTATCTTTTTAATCTATTCATTCATCATCAGAATCTTGATCAAGATTGATTTCAGGCATTTCAAAATCAGAagattcatcatcatcatcattatcattatcatcatttgcATTAGCAGTATTTGATGTTAAAGAagttgttgtagtagtagtagtagtggtagttGGTATTATGTTATCAACTTTAGTTGGTTCATCAACTGGtgattcaacaacaatttctttagAAGATGttaattcttcaatcaCAACAGGATTATTCtcaattgatgatgttgttgttgttgtcaatttttcaactttagTGGCAGTGAAAATCTTAGATTGATCTTCAACAGggataatattattattatcagtttcttcatttgattcaatatccaattttctctttttcaatgGTGTTGTTAACTCTTCTTTAATAGGTTCTTCCACTTCATCCTCAATAATCgcatcttcttcttgttcctCTTTTTGTTCCTCTTCCTCAATGTTATTAACtaaattaatatattttgGTAATGGAGGGAATTTTGGATTATTGAAAACTCCTAATAATGGATCATCTGATAATATCGTTGATATAATTGGTAAAATACTAATTTTATCATAACCAGGATATAAAACGgcattaattaataattttttcaattcaattggaaCATTATgatataaattataatatttagcatgaattgattcaattattaaatatctCATGATTTTATAATGTTGAGTTGGTGgtaatataatttttgtaatgatttgattaataaatgaTCGAACGGTCGTGATTGTAATAGTAGGAATATTGGTCATGAATAAATGTTCATGAGATAATATATCTGATAATGCCACTGATGAAGtatttttccttttcttttgttttttaccTTGTTGGACGTTAGTCTGTttagtattgttgttgttgttgttgttgttggtggtggtggtggtggtagttgGATTGATTCTTGGTTCAACTAATATTAATGCCatatcaacaaatcttAATAATTGAGTATTTTCAGAAACATTACCTAATAAAGATAAACTTTGTTTCATAAATTGTAATATTTCAACGTATAATGATTctgattcaataatttcttcattgacaattcttttattttgattttgaaatggAATTAATGTTTCTAAAAATGACCAAATTGTAGTTAAATGAGGAATTAATGACCCtttatataattcaattaattcaattaaaactcCTAGTGTGgttttataattttcaattaaactaaatttgattaatttcttgattgttTCATCACGAATATCTCctttaaatgataaaaattttgtattAATTGAACATATTAATTCACAAGTTGTTAAAATCAATCCAAGAGGTAATTTCACTGTAAATAAAGTTTCCACCGTCAAATAACTTTTTAAAACACCCATAAgaatatttaaatgattaGAAATAGATAAAATGGTTTGAGgtttattaaaatcaattgataaatcagTTAATAGTTTAGtagtggttgttgttgttgttggtcGATTAGGtaatttttgaatcaaattagATAAATCTTGATCATCtttaaaattcaaaaattcttgataaatttgaattaatcCATTAATTTCTCCAAGAATATTAATCACATCATTATACCATTTTGTTTCtggttcaattttttcaataattggaAGCATAGCTAATgtattataaattgataattgtaaatcttgaggataatttataaattcttcaccaccaccaccatcaattaaattaattaatttagttttcaatttattaccaAATGGTCTAAATGTCGTTGGATGgaattttaataatgtttgtaatgaatttaaaattaataatggAGCAAAATGTAAATATTGGAAATAATAACCAATGATcgaattcaattttggtgTTAATATTTCTCTAGTTAAAGTGGGTTTACCTCTAATTAAATCCCCCatataattaattgtttcaatacAACTAgtcaatatttttaaatcaatagtagtttgatgatgatgatgatgttgttgttgttgataagCTTCTAAAACTTGTAATAAACTattcattaaattattaccTTCACTAGCTAATATAGAATATTCTTCTACTATAACTctaattaaattgattccaCACCATTTATTATAAACATCTGATGATCTAACTAAATTTAATGTTCTTGAAATAAGATGATTTAATTCAGTTTTGGTGATGGTAGataaaatttgtttatcattatgtaaaattgataataaaggGATAATTGAAGAAGGAGTACCTTTAATCTCTtccaaaacaatatttattgaCATTGCTAGGGTGTTTATTTGAATAGAGaaaggaaggaaggaaggTTAAGTTAATTRattgattgattgattgattgaatgaatttttttttttcactccAAATGCGATGGATGAATAATCTCGATGAGCAAGAAcataaagaaagaaagaaagaaaaaaattgaacttCTACTAATTATTAAAAAGACAATAATGTTTAATGTTTAATGTTTAATGTTTAATGTTTAATGTTTAATGTTTAATGTTTAATGTTTAATGTTTAATGTTTAATGTTTAAtgtttattatatatattcaaataaatataattcttaattcttttttataaattaattgatgcTTTAATGAATGAATCTAAACAAGTTAAAACCCCCAACCCTATGGTTCTAGGCTTATAAAACACTGTCTAATAAACCTTTAAAAGTAAATGGTTCAAAAGCAGAACCACCACCTTCAAAATATTTCGACATACTTTCAACCCAATGTAATCTTAAAGAATGTAACATTGCTGAAGTACCTTCCATAACCACTAAAATACAAACTGATAATACAAACCACATGgcaaataaaaataccACCATAAATGTACCAATTAAACCGGTGGGACCAAATGCATTACCAATAGTCATAGACCATAACACAGTAGATAATTGA contains:
- a CDS encoding uncharacterized protein (Hap43-induced gene; mutation confers hypersensitivity to 5-fluorocytosine (5-FC), 5-fluorouracil (5-FU), and tubercidin (7-deazaadenosine)) — its product is MSINIVLEEIKGTPSSIIPLLSILHNDKQILSTITKTELNHLISRTLNLVRSSDVYNKWCGINLIRVIVEEYSILASEGNNLMNSLLQVLEAYQQQQHHHHHQTTIDLKILTSCIETINYMGDLIRGKPTLTREILTPKLNSIIGYYFQYLHFAPLLILNSLQTLLKFHPTTFRPFGNKLKTKLINLIDGGGGEEFINYPQDLQLSIYNTLAMLPIIEKIEPETKWYNDVINILGEINGLIQIYQEFLNFKDDQDLSNLIQKLPNRPTTTTTTTKLLTDLSIDFNKPQTILSISNHLNILMGVLKSYLTVETLFTVKLPLGLILTTCELICSINTKFLSFKGDIRDETIKKLIKFSLIENYKTTLGVLIELIELYKGSLIPHLTTIWSFLETLIPFQNQNKRIVNEEIIESESLYVEILQFMKQSLSLLGNVSENTQLLRFVDMALILVEPRINPTTTTTTTNNNNNNNNTKQTNVQQGKKQKKRKNTSSVALSDILSHEHLFMTNIPTITITTVRSFINQIITKIILPPTQHYKIMRYLIIESIHAKYYNLYHNVPIELKKLLINAVLYPGYDKISILPIISTILSDDPLLGVFNNPKFPPLPKYINLVNNIEEEEQKEEQEEDAIIEDEVEEPIKEELTTPLKKRKLDIESNEETDNNNIIPVEDQSKIFTATKVEKLTTTTTSSIENNPVVIEELTSSKEIVVESPVDEPTKVDNIIPTTTTTTTTTTSLTSNTANANDDNDNDDDDESSDFEMPEINLDQDSDDE